The following are from one region of the Chloracidobacterium sp. genome:
- a CDS encoding cytochrome ubiquinol oxidase subunit I translates to MEALTLDRIQFAFTITYHYLFPQLTMGLAPLIVIFKSLAIWKKDERWNEAARFWGKIFGITFLFGVVTGIPMEFQFGTNWAVFSKYAGGVIGQTLAMEGTFAFFLESSFIGLFLFGEKRLGQTLHWLSAFLLFVGTWLSGWFIIATNAWMQHPVGYEVAADGSVQLTSFWALVFNECAVYQYMHNMGGAVVTGSFAVAALGAFYVLSKRQVEYGKMFVKAGVIAGCVSSIWMLFPSGDLQGRMVAEHQPVTLAAMEGLFDTTNGAPLVLIGQPDMEKKRLDNAIHIPNMLSFITYQRWDAKVRGLNEFPEDQHPDNIPLLYYSFHIMVGLGTIFIAIMGIAVLWLWRGWLYDSNWLLWILMLLFPFPFIANTVGWMVAELGRQPWLVYGLFRTEEGASHMVSSGNVMFTLLGFFGMYTVLSLLYIFLMLRRIEHGADELGAGISETTEAAYL, encoded by the coding sequence GTGGAAGCCCTTACTCTTGACCGCATCCAATTTGCGTTCACGATAACTTACCATTATCTCTTTCCTCAGCTTACGATGGGCCTTGCTCCGCTGATCGTCATTTTCAAATCGCTTGCGATCTGGAAAAAGGACGAACGCTGGAACGAAGCCGCACGGTTCTGGGGCAAGATCTTTGGCATCACGTTTCTTTTCGGCGTCGTGACCGGCATCCCGATGGAGTTTCAGTTCGGCACGAACTGGGCCGTCTTTTCGAAGTATGCAGGCGGCGTCATAGGCCAGACATTGGCGATGGAAGGGACGTTCGCATTCTTTCTCGAATCATCGTTCATCGGCCTATTTCTGTTTGGCGAGAAACGGCTCGGCCAAACGCTCCACTGGCTTTCGGCATTCCTGCTTTTCGTCGGGACGTGGCTCTCGGGCTGGTTCATCATCGCGACCAACGCCTGGATGCAGCATCCGGTCGGGTATGAGGTCGCTGCCGATGGAAGCGTCCAACTGACCAGCTTCTGGGCGCTTGTTTTCAACGAATGCGCGGTTTACCAATACATGCACAATATGGGCGGAGCCGTCGTCACGGGCTCGTTCGCCGTCGCGGCGCTTGGTGCCTTTTACGTGCTTTCAAAACGTCAGGTCGAATACGGCAAGATGTTCGTCAAAGCGGGCGTCATCGCCGGATGTGTTTCAAGCATCTGGATGCTGTTCCCTTCGGGCGATCTGCAGGGACGGATGGTCGCCGAACATCAGCCCGTCACGCTCGCGGCGATGGAGGGCCTATTCGATACGACGAACGGCGCGCCGCTTGTCCTGATCGGGCAGCCGGATATGGAAAAGAAGCGGCTCGATAACGCCATCCATATCCCGAACATGCTCAGCTTCATCACCTATCAGCGTTGGGATGCGAAGGTTCGCGGGCTGAACGAGTTTCCCGAGGATCAGCACCCCGACAACATCCCGCTGCTTTATTACAGTTTTCACATCATGGTCGGCCTCGGGACGATCTTTATAGCCATTATGGGCATCGCCGTTCTTTGGCTTTGGCGCGGATGGCTTTACGATTCCAACTGGCTGCTCTGGATCTTGATGCTTCTTTTCCCGTTCCCATTCATCGCGAACACCGTCGGCTGGATGGTCGCCGAACTAGGCCGCCAGCCGTGGCTGGTTTATGGCCTTTTCAGGACCGAGGAAGGCGCGTCCCACATGGTCTCCAGCGGCAACGTGATGTTCACGCTGCTCGGTTTTTTCGGGATGTACACGGTGCTTTCGCTGCTATATATCTTCCTGATGCTTCGCCGGATCGAACACGGTGCCGACGAGCTCGGCGCAGGCATCAGCGAGACAACGGAGGCCGCATACCTGTAG
- a CDS encoding transcriptional regulator, which yields MAKSNLAKVDNNGSPPRLSVAKAAETVSNDLDKVIHERMRLGIISALAANDKLSFGELRTLLDTTDGNLSVHARKLEDAGYVTMKKSFAGRMPLTEYKITAAGRKALERYLDHMEALIKAMKRK from the coding sequence ATGGCGAAGTCCAATTTAGCAAAGGTAGATAATAACGGATCGCCGCCGCGGCTTTCTGTGGCGAAGGCGGCCGAGACCGTCTCGAACGATCTCGACAAGGTGATCCACGAACGGATGCGTCTCGGCATCATCAGCGCGTTGGCGGCGAACGATAAACTCAGTTTCGGCGAACTGAGAACGCTGCTCGACACCACCGACGGCAACCTCAGCGTCCACGCCCGCAAGCTCGAAGATGCAGGATACGTAACGATGAAGAAATCCTTCGCCGGCCGCATGCCGCTGACCGAATACAAAATAACCGCCGCCGGCCGCAAGGCGCTCGAGCGATACCTCGACCACATGGAAGCACTTATCAAGGCGATGAAAAGGAAGTAA
- the cydB gene encoding cytochrome d ubiquinol oxidase subunit II, translated as MELTWFMIVAFMLVCYVILDGFDIGAGIVHYIVGRSDAERAAVIRSIGPVWDGNEVWLLATGGTLYFAFPQLYASAFSGFYLPLMMVLWLLILRAAGIELRHQLEHNQMWTNFWDFVFSLASILLAIFYGAALGNVIRGVPLDEQGYFFEPLFTHWGTTGETGILDWFTVLSGVVAFLALAVHGANYLALKTEGDMNQRARRVVGLGWFALVAVTLISLWAVMYVRPTLLDNYFALPVGWLIPIAVVASLAAIKYFNTRGDDKKAFLSSSVYLATMLGGAVYGLFPLVLPALEPANSLTVYNARAGDYGLSVALIWWPIGIIIALGYYTFLFRTFKGKVSVGQEH; from the coding sequence ATGGAATTAACGTGGTTCATGATAGTTGCGTTCATGCTGGTCTGCTATGTCATCCTCGACGGGTTCGACATCGGAGCCGGCATAGTTCATTACATCGTCGGCCGCAGCGACGCCGAGCGAGCGGCGGTCATCCGTTCGATCGGCCCTGTTTGGGACGGCAACGAGGTCTGGCTTTTGGCAACGGGCGGAACGCTCTATTTCGCGTTTCCGCAGCTTTACGCATCGGCGTTCTCGGGCTTTTATCTTCCGCTGATGATGGTGCTCTGGCTGCTGATATTGCGGGCAGCGGGCATCGAGCTTCGCCATCAGCTCGAGCACAATCAGATGTGGACGAACTTTTGGGATTTCGTCTTTTCGCTTGCCAGCATCCTGCTCGCGATCTTTTACGGAGCGGCTCTCGGCAACGTCATTCGCGGCGTCCCGCTCGATGAACAGGGCTATTTTTTTGAGCCGCTCTTCACCCACTGGGGAACGACCGGCGAGACCGGGATACTCGATTGGTTCACCGTGCTTTCGGGCGTTGTTGCCTTTCTGGCCCTTGCCGTTCACGGAGCGAACTATTTGGCCCTGAAGACCGAGGGCGATATGAACCAGCGTGCCCGCAGGGTCGTCGGCCTCGGATGGTTTGCTCTCGTTGCGGTCACACTCATTAGCCTTTGGGCCGTGATGTATGTCCGCCCGACGCTGCTCGATAATTATTTCGCATTGCCTGTCGGCTGGCTGATCCCGATCGCTGTCGTGGCCTCGCTTGCGGCGATCAAATACTTCAACACCAGGGGCGACGACAAAAAGGCGTTTCTTTCGTCTTCGGTCTATCTCGCGACGATGCTCGGCGGAGCCGTTTACGGGCTTTTCCCGCTCGTGCTGCCGGCGCTCGAGCCGGCGAACAGCCTGACGGTCTACAACGCCCGAGCAGGTGATTACGGGCTGAGCGTCGCTCTGATCTGGTGGCCGATCGGCATCATCATCGCACTCGGCTATTACACATTCCTTTTCCGCACGTTCAAAGGAAAGGTTTCTGTCGGCCAGGAGCATTGA